Below is a window of Mycolicibacterium rhodesiae NBB3 DNA.
TCGCCGGTGACCCGCCAGTCATGCTCCGTCCCACCGGGATAGGCCATGGCTCCCGGGGTATCATGCTGCAACGTGCCGAGCACCACGTCGGTGCGCGTCCCCAGGTGTGTGGTCGCCAGTGCGCTGAAGGTGCGGGCGATCGCGCCGAATGCCTCATAGTCCGAGCGGGTTTCCCACGGCGGGTCGATCGCGGGACTGAACGCATGGATATACGGATGCATGTCGGTGCTGGACAGGTCCGCCTTCTCGTACCAGGTAGCGGCCGGCAGCACGACGTCGGACAACAATGTCGTCGACGTCATCCGGAAGTCGATCGACATCAACAGATCGAGCTTGCCTTCTGGAACCTCTTCCGTGTAGACGATGTCATTCGCTTTGAGCTCGGCTGGTCGACCCTGCACATTGGACGTGGTGCCCAACAGATGGCGCAGGAAGTACTCGTTGCCCTTGCTCGACGAGCCGAGCAGGTTCGCCCGCCAAACATTCAGTACCCGTGGCCAATTCGCCGGGTTGTCAGGATCGGTGACAGCCAATTTCAACCCGCCGACGGCCAACTGCTCGGCGACGTAGCTGGGGATCTCCGAAGGGGCACACCCAGCGGCCAGCGCGTCGTCGGCGACATCCAGGCTGGACCGGTCGAACTGCGGAAAGAACGGGCTCCAACCCATCGCGGCGGCCGAGGCCAGTACGTCCATGGTGTGCTTGCCCGCGAACCGGCCCCGGCCGAGCGGGCTCGCCAGCGCATCGGCGCGGTATCCGTCGTAGCGCCATTGATCGGTGTGGACGTACCAGTACGACGTGCCGGCCATCTGCCGGGGCGGACGCGACCAGTCCGTGCCCATCGCCAGCGTCGCCCACCCGGTGATCGGCCGGCATTTCTCCTGCCCGACGTAATGAGCCCAGCCGCCGCCGTTTCGACCCATCGAACCGGTGAGCAGCAGCAGCGCCAAGACGGCGCGGTAGGTGGCGTCGCCGTGGAACCACTGGCAGATTCCCGCACCCATGATGATCATCGACCTGCCGTTGGTGTCCTCGGCGTTGCGGGCGAACTCCCTGGCCACCCGGATCGCCTGTGCAGCAGCGACTCCGGTGATCGATTCCTGCCAGGCCGGCGTGTAGGGATGCTCGGGATCGTCGTAGCCGGTGGGCCACTCCCCCGGCAGGCCTGCCCGGACCACCCCGTACTGCGCGAGCATCAGGTCGAACACCGTGCACACCAGGTGATCACCGACGCGGCGCACCGGAACTCCGCGCTCCAGCGTCGCGCCCTGACCGTCGACGGTGTCGAAGCACGGCAGCCGGACCGCGGCCACCTCACCATCTTCGGTCGCCACCGTCAACGCGGGTACCAGGCTCTCGAGATCGAGATTCCACTGGCCGACTCCAGCGTCTCCGAAGCGGAACCCCAATGACCCCTGCGGCACCGCGACGGTCCCGGTCGCCCCGTCGAGCAGAGCCGGTTTGAACGCGGCATTTTCGACATCGTGTCCGAGATCGGCGGCGGTGAGGTTCTTCCCGGGCACCAGCGCCCCGTCGCGTTCCTCCAGCTTGATCAGGAACGGAAGATCGGTGAACTTGCGCACATAGTCGACGAAGTACGGAACCCGCCGACGGACAAAGCATTCCGACATGATCACGTGGCCCATCGCCATTGCGAGCGCGCCGTCGGTGCCGGCCGCGCACGGCATCCACTCGTCGGCGAACTTCGTGTTGTCGGCGTAGTCCGGGCTGACGGAAACGACCTTGGTGCCGCGGTAGCGCACCTCGGCCATCCAGTGCGCGTCCGGTGTACGGGTGACGGGCACGTTCGAGCCCCACATCATCAAATAGGCAGCGTCCCACCAATCTCCGGACTCCGGCACGTCGGTCTGGTCGCCGAACACCTGCGGTGATGCCACGGGCAGGTCGGCGTACCAGTCGTAGAACGAGGTCATCGCGCCGCCGATCAGCTCGACAAACCGGGAACCCGCGGCGTGGCTGACCATCGACATGGCCGGAATGGGTGAAAAGCCCGCGACCCGGTCGGGGCCATAGGTCTTGATCGTGTGGACATGGGCGGCGGCGATCATCTCCGTCGCCTCGGTCCACGTCACACGCACGAGCCCGCCCTTGCCGCGGGCCTGCTGATATCGGCGGCGGCGCTCCGGGTCGGCCTGGATGTCCGCCCACGCGAGCACCGGATCACCCAATCGCGCTTTGGCTTCGCGGTACATCTCGACGAGCACGCCGCGGGCGTAGGGGTAGCGCACCCGCGTCGGCGAGTAGGTGTACCAGGAGAAGGCCGCACCGCGTGGACACCCACGGGGTTCGTACTCGGGACGGTCCGAACCCACCGACGGGTAGTCGGTTTCCTGGGTCTCCCAGGTGATGATCCCGTCCTTGACGTAGATCTTCCACGAACACGAGCCGGTGCAGTTCACGCCGTGCGTAGACCGCACCACCTTGTCGTGGCTCCAGCGGTCTCGGTAGAAGACGTCGCCGTCGCGTCCACCGCGGCGCGTGACGGTGCGTAAGTCAGCGGAATACTCGCCGGGGGTGAAGAACCGGCCACTACGACCGAGCAATTCCTCGATCGGACCGCCGGTACGCGGTGTCGTCGTCATGTATCGCCCTTGCTGGGTTGAGCCTGCGGTTCGTGTGCGTGCAGTCGCAGGGCCGTGTAGCCGAGGGCGACCAAGGCGGTGGCCACCAGGAGCAGCAGGCCGACGGTGTAGTCGTTGTCGGTCGCGTCGTATGTCGCCCCCATCACCAGCGGCGGGAAGTAACCGCCGAGGCCGCCTGCGGCAGCAACGATTCCGGTGACCGCGCCCACCGACTGTGCCGGCGCCCGGCGTGCCACCCACGCGAAGACTCCGCCGGTGCCGATACCAAGGAAGATCGCCAGCGTGATGAACGTTGCCGCGGACCATACGTCCGGCGGCGGTTGGAACACGGCTACGAACGCCATGGTCGCGGTGCCCGCGAACGACACGAGCACGACGTACTTCGGTGCGATCCGGTCGGCAAGCGCACCGCCGACCGGGCGGGCCAACACGGCGGCCAACGCGAATCCTGCGGTACGCGCGCCCGCATCGACCGCCGTGAATCCGTAGATCGTCTTGATGTAGGTGGGCAGGTAATTGCTGAACGCCACGAAACCGCCGAACACCACTGCGTAGAGGAACGACATCTCCCAGGTGACCGGTAGCTTCGCAGCAGCGATCAGCTTCGGCACCACGGGACCGGTGTTCGGAGTGAAACTCGGCGAATTCCGCATCACCACCACGCAGGTGACCGCGGTCAGCGCAAGCGCGACAGCGACGACGACGTGCGTGGTGAACAGGCCGAACCACCGCACGAAACGCGGTGTGAAGAACGCCGATAGCGCGGTGCCGACCATTCCCATACCGAAGACGCCGGTGGCGAATCCGCGCCGCGATGCCTCGAACCAGCTGTTGGCGAACGGAATACCGACCGCAAAGACCGTTCCGGCGATGCCCAGGAAGAACCCGCACACCAGCAGTAGCGGGTATGACGAGGCCGTCCCGGCAGCCCCTACTGCCAGCACCGGCACGATCGACGCCGTGGACACGACGATGAACATGGTGCGGCCACCGAACCTGTCAGTGAGCGAGCCGATGACGATGCGGCCCAGTGATCCGACGAGGATCGGCGTGGCGACGAGCATCGAGGCCTCGGTACTGCTCAACGACAGATCCGATGCGTAGGTGGTCGACAGCGGGCCGATCATGTTCCAGGCCCAGAAGTTGATCGCCGACACCCATGTGGCCAGCACCAGGTTCACTGTTCTGCTGGTGCCGGTGTTCAGCGCAATCGCTGTGCTCACGCTCCTAGAGAATCACCTGACCGCGAATGCGGCATGACTTTCCAGGAAACTATTGCGGCAAACGGAGGGGCCCGGCGACGGGACCCCGGTGAAACGGCCCAACACTGAATTGTCCGGTGCAAGGATCAGGGCAGGCAGACATTTTGCGCCATCGAGGGAGGGCAACTTTGACCGCACCCAGCACGTCGGACCGCACGGAGGAAACCAAGGGCGACGTCACCTACATCCGGACCGACAAGGATCTGCCACCCGTGGCGATCGTCGATCGCTCCCCGATCACCACCAGGCACAAGATCGTTTTCGCGATTATCGCAGTGCTTGGCGCCGTGGCATGGGCGATCATCGCGTTCTTCCGCGGTGAGACCATCAACGCGGTGTGGTTCGTCATCGCCGCGATCTGCACGTACGTGATCGGGTTCCGGTTCTACGCGCGATTGATCGAGATGAACATCGTCAAACCGCGCGACGACAACGCCACTCCCGCCGAGATTTTCGACAACGGCACCGACTACACGCCGACCGACCGGCGCGTGCTGTTCGGCCATCACTTTGCTGCGATCGCAGGCGCGGGACCGCTCGTCGGTCCGGTACTCGCCATGCAGATGGGCTATCTGCCCGGAACGATCTGGATCATCATCGGCGCCGTCTTCGCCGGCTGTGTCCAGGACTACCTGGTGCTGTCGATTTCGACCCGCCGGCGTGGCCGCTCCCTCGGCCAGATGGCCCGAGACGAACTCGGCGCCATCGGTGGCGCAGCCGCGATCATCGGCGTGCTGGCCATCATGGTGATTCTGCTGGCGGTCCTCGCGCTTGTCGTAGTCGGTGCATTGGCGGAGAGTCCTTGGGGCGTCTTCTCGATCGCCATGACCATCCCAATCGCACTGTTCATGGGTCTGTACCTGAGGTTCCTGCGCCCCGGACGCGTCTCCGAGGTCTCCCTGATCGGGGTTGTCCTGCTGCTGCTTGCCGTCGCGTCGGGCGGATGGGTCGCCGGAACCGAGTGGGGCACAGACTGGTTCACGCTGTCCAAGGTCACGCTGTCGTGGTGCATCATCATCTACGGTCTGGCCGCATCGATACTGCCGGTCTGGTTGCTGCTCGCGCCGCGCGACTATTTGTCGACGTTCATGAAGGTCGGCACCATCGCACTGCTGGCCATCGGCATCCTGCTCGCCCGCCCGATCATGGAGGCGCCGGCAATCTCCTCGTTCGCCAGCACCGGAACCGGCCCGGTGTTCGCCGGCTCGCTGTTCCCGTTCCTGTTCATCACCATCGCGTGTGGGGCCCTGTCGGGTTTTCACGCGCTGATCTCGTCGGGCACCACGCCGAAACTTCTGGAGAAGGAAAGCCAGATGCGGTTGATCGGCTACGGGGGCATGCTCACCGAGTCGTTTGTCGCCATCATGGCCCTGGTCACCGCGGCCATCCTGAACCAGCACCTGTACTTCGCGATGAATGCGCCCGCCGCGCAGACCGGCTCCACCGCGCAAACAGCGGCCGAATACGTCAACGGCCTGGGACTGTCAGGAGCGCCGATCACCGCCGAGGAGATCAGCAGCGCGGCCGAAAGCGTCGGCGAGGAGAGCATCGTCTCACGCACCGGTGGCGCACCGACGTTGGCCTTCGGCATGTCGGAGGTATTGCACTCCGTGTTCGGCGGCGCGAGCCTCAAGGCGTTCTGGTACCACTTCGCGATCATGTTCGAGGCGCTGTTCATCCTGACAACCGTCGACGCCGGCACCCGGGTCGCGCGTTTCATGCTCTCGGACGGACTGAGTAACCTCGGCGGCCCGCTGCGCAAGCTGAAGGACCCGAGTTGGCGTGTCGGAGCATGGATCTGCAGTGTTCTCGTCGTCGCGGGGTGGGGCTCCACCCTGATCATGGGTGTCACCGACCCGCTCGGCGGAATCAACACGCTGTTCCCGCTCTTCGGCATCGCCAACCAGCTCTTGGCCGCCATCGCGCTGACAGTTGTCACCGTGGTTGTGATCAAGAAGGGCTACCTGAAATGGGCATGGGTGCCTGGGGTTCCGCTGCTGTGGGATCTCACCGTGACGCTGACGGCGTCCTGGCAGAAGATCTTCTCCGCCGATCCGAAGCTCGGTTACTGGAAGCTGCACAGCATCTGCAGCTCGGCCCAGGAGGCGGGCAAGCTGTGCTCGACGGCGAAGACGCCTGGCGACGTCGAGAAGATCGTGCGCAACACCTTCATCCAGGGCTCACTGTCGATCCTGTTCGCGGTCCTGGTGGTGATCGTGTTCGTCGCAGGCGTGGTCGTGGCGATGCGGGCAATCCGAGGTGGCGTTTCGTCGTCGACCGAAGACGAGCCGATACCGTCACGGATCTTCGGGCCGTCGGGACTAATCACGACGAAGGCCGAGAAGGAGGTGCAGAAGGAATGGGACGCGTTGCCGAAATCGTCCGCCAAATCGGTTGGTACTGGGGCTCATTGATGGGCGACAACCACTATCGGCGGTATGTTGAGCATCACCGCAAAACCCATCCCGGTGAGGTCGTCCTCTCCGAACGGGAGTACTGGCGGATGCGCCACGACGCTACGGAGGCCAGCCCCAACCCACGCTGCTGCTAGCCCGAGGCGACCACGCCTTCGGAATTCCAGGGCGCCAGAGGCGAATCCGATGCTTCTTCGAATGCCGCAGGGACGTCTGTTGTAACGTGCCAGGTCGCTGCCAGTCGACCCATCCCCACCGCATAGGCACAGTGCACGCCGAGTTCGACGAGCTCATCCTCGCTGAAGTGCGTGCGCAGGTCGTCGTAGACCGCGTCGTCGATCGCGAGGTGGTCGGTGGCGAACAGATCGGCATAGCGCACGGCGCTACGTTCGGCCGGTGTGAGGTCGTCGGCTTGGGACGGCTGTTCGAGGGAACACACGAGCTCCTCGGTGAGTCCGTCGTCGATGGCGCTCTGGGAGCGGACCGCCATACAGCTGCGACACTGATTGTGGAAAGCGATCCGCAAGCGCACCAATTCGACGAGTCGCGGTGACAGGGTTCCGGTGGAGACCAGCGCGGACTTCAGCGCTCCAAGGGCACCCGCAACCTCTGGCCGATGGCCGAGTATCGACGCCACACCGAGGTTGATTCGGTCGCCCTGACCCAGATCGTCCACAGGAATCGCCGCGAAGGCCTCGGAGGGCGCAATTCGGGGTTTTGTCACTTCGAACCACCTCACATCAGTGTAGGTCAGCGCTGAGAAACACCGTAACGCGTGGACCCCGTGAGCTGAACCGCCACTACGCGAAGCTTCACTGGTCAACCTAGGCACTTTGTGCTCGTGGTCAGGGGCCGTTCGTCACGTGGGCGGGGGTCTTTGTATGGGAATGTCGGCACAGCGTGACGTATCGCGCCGCGGCCCCCGGGGGAATGAGGCATTCTGCTGTCATGCTGCTACTCAGCACGGTGGTGGGGCGTTGGGTAGAAGCTGACGGTCGACGCGTCGGCCGGCTCGCCGACCTCGTGGTGACGGCCGCCGACGCGGACTTGCCCACCGTGCGCCGAATACTGGTGCGCGGCAATCATGCACGCACTGTTTCGGTGCCCTGGACTGACGTCGATCGCATTGGACCCGGTCACATAGCCTTGAGGTCGGGTAGCGAAACGCTGGTTGTGGAGTCAGCGGCTGAGGGACTCAGCTCCGACGAAGTTCTTGTGGTGCGAGACATCCTCGATTCGCAGATCATCGACATCGCGGGGCAGCGGCTCGCGCGCGTCGCCGATATCGTGCTTGCCCGTAGTCCGAGCGGCCTTCTCGAGATCGTCGGTGTGGAGGTCGGATTCGGCGCGTTGCTACGAAGAATGGGATTTCGACGCTTAGCCGCCCGGATGGCCCCGGATGCGGTGCGATGGAGCGATCTTCACCTGGCCTCCAAGCGCGGGCACACGATTCAACTCGCGACAAAACGCTCGGCCGTACACCGCCTCGGTGCACGAGATCTCGCCGTGCTCGTCACGAAACTCGACACGGAGTCGGCCACCGGCATCCTTTCCGCCAAAGGGCCCGCCATGGCAGCCGATGTCATCCGCGTCAGCCAGCCGGAGGTCGCCGAGCGCGTGCTGCGCGCAATGCCCGCAGCGACAGCCGCCGACGTCGTCGCGACCATGCCGGCAGACCATGCCGCACACTGGCGACGCCGGCTATCCGACGTCTCGTTCATGCGAGGCAGACGTCTGCTCCGTTCTCGCGCCTGGTCTCGGCGCCGCCATCCCAAACGAGGTGAACTCCCGTGAGCCGCCGCCGGCTGGGCATGGGAGCGCTGCTGGTTGTGATCGGCCCGGGCCTGCTCGCCGGTCTGTCCGACGACGATCCCGCAGGTATCACCACCTACTCGGTGCTCGGAGCGACACACGGCTATCAACTGCTGTGGGTGTTGCTGTTGTCGACGGTCGCGCTGGTGCTCTTCCATTCGCTGGCGGCCCGCACCGGTGTCGTTACTGGCCAAGGACTCATCGGATTGGTCCGGCAGCGATACGGAGTTCGAACGGGTGCCGGCATTCTGCTGGCATTGGTGGTGGCCAACGTCGGTACGATATGCGCCGAGTTCGCCGGTATTGCAGCCGGTTTCGAACTGTTCGGCGTGAATCGCTACGCCAGCGTTCCCGCCGCGGCCGTGATCATATCTGCGCTGGTCCTCCGAGGAAATTTCCATCGCATCGAACATCTGCTCCTCCTCCTGTCGACTGTGTTCCTCGCGTACATCGCGTCGGGAATCCTTGCGCGCCCCGCCTGGGGGGATGCGTTTCGCGGTCTTGTCGTGCCGTCTATGCCGGGGGACGCCGCAACGATCGCCATCGTCACCGCCACCGTCGGAACGACTCTCGCGCCTTGGGGGCTCTCATTCATTCAGTCCTACGCGGTGGACAAGAAGTTGCGCACCGAAGACCTGCGTCTGGAACGCATCGACGTGGTCACCGGCGCTGTGCTGACCGGTGTCGTCGGATTCTTTGTCGTCGTGGCATGCGCGGCGACGTTGCACAAGAGCGGCCGGTCGATCAACGATGCATCCGACGCGGCTGCGGCGCTGCAACCACTCGCCGGTGAGGCAGCGTCGTCGTTGTTCGCCATCGGCCTCATTGGTGCAGCATTGCTCGCAGCGTCGGTCCTGCCCCTATCCACCGCCTACTCTGTGTGTGAATACGTCGGTTTCGAGGCAGCACTGGATGACTCGTTCCGCGAGGCCAAAACGTTTTATGTCACCTTTGGACTCGTCACTCTGCTCGGCGCGGCCGTCGTTCTGATGCCGAACGCTCCCCTGGTGACCATCCTCGTCGCTACCCAGGTACTCAATGCCGTGCTGCTCATCCCGCTCTTGTTGGTGATGATCGGGGTTGGACGCGACGCCGACCTGATGGGCGAATTCCGCGTCAGTCGCGCAGGATTCATCGCGTACGCGATAACCACCGCCGTCGTACTGGTGTGTGTTGCCGGCTTGGCCGTCGCAGCACTAGCGGGTTGACATCAGGGACTGCAATGATACAGAGAAGCCTGCGATCCCAGCTCACTTGAGCGAATAGCGGATCGGCAGGTGTTTGGGACCGCCGACGAAAATCGTCGCGGTGTACGCCGGGTCGCCGGTCAGCTCGATCTCGTTCAACCTGGGTATCAGCTCGGAGAAGAAGCTGTTGACCTCCATCCGGGCCAGGGCTGCGCCCAGACAGAAGTGCACGCCATAGCCGAATGCGTTGTGTTTGTTGGGTTCGCGCCCCACGTCGAATCGGAACGGCTCGTCGAAGACGTCTTCGTCGCGGTTCGACGACACGTAGGACAGTAGGACCGACTCCCCCGCCGCAATCGGGACGCCTCGCACCTCGGTGTCCTGTTGCGCGGTACGCATGAACTCTTTCACGGGGGTGACCCAGCGGATCATCTCCTCGGCGGCCAATGGCATGAGGTCCATGTTGTCGCGCAGGCGTCGTCGCTGCTCGGGGTGCTCGATGAGCGCGTGCAGACCGCCTGAGATCACGGCGCTGGTGGTGTCGTGTCCCGCAGTGGCGATGATCAGGTAGTAGGACACGGTGTCGATGTCGGACAGCGGTTCGCCGTCGATCGTGGCGTTGGCGATCGCCGACGCCAGATCCTCGGTCGGCGTCGCCCGCCGCGCTGCGGTCAGTTCGTTGAAGTAGGCGAACATCTCGAGCAGGACGCCCATCGATTCCTCAATGGATGAACTGCGCTGCATCTCCTCGTCATCGGTTCCGAACAGTTCCTGGGTGTACTTCAACATCTGCGGAAAGTCCGATTCGGGAATGCCGAGCATCGACATGATCACGTACAGCGGATAGTTCACCGCGACTTCCTGGACGAAGTCGCATTCCGGTCCTGCCGCGACCATCTGGTCGACGTACCGCTTCGCGAGCTCGTCGACGCGCACCTTCAGCGCGCGCATGGCTTTCGGACGGAACCAGTCGGCCCCGATGGCGCGGATGGCGCGGTGCTCCGGATCATCGTGGTGAATCAGGGTCTTGACTCCGATCGCGGCCTGCTGGTCATCACCGGCGGCGGTGGTCAGCACTGGCCGGGGCGAGTTGGTGAACAACGTGTTGGCGCGTTCGATCGCCATGATGTCGGCGTGCTTGGTGATCGCCCAGAACGGCCGGTAATTGGGCACGTCCACCCACGACACCGGAGCATTGGCCCGCAGGTGGGTCAGCGCGGCATGCAGCGCTGCCTCATCGGTGTAGGACTTGGGATCGGCGAACACTTTCGCGGCTTCATCCATGATCCGGGTGGCCATTGCCGGTTCCTCACTGTGCAGTCGGCGTACGCAGCTCTTCCAACACCGCCGAGATTGTTGATTCCGTGATCGAGCTCGGGAAGCCCACCATGACGCGATCGATCAGACCGTCACACCGGTCGCGAATCTTGTTCGCCAGCTGGTCGATTGGAGCGACGACCGCGAACGTCTCGAGTATCTCGTCATCGATGAGTGCACCCATGCGGTCCCAGTCGCCCTTCAGCGACAGGCCGTGCAGCTCATCGTGCAACGCACCCCAGCCGTGCAGATCGAGCACTTTCTTGTACGCCGGTGTCGAACCGTAGAACGCGATCTGCTTGCGGGTGCCGACGGCAGCGGCGTCCAACGCTGACTCGTCGGCTCCGGTGACGACGAACAGCGGAGCCGACACCTGGAAGTCGCTGCGCTGTCTGCCCGACTTGGCCATCCCCCGCAACAACGCGGGGGTGGTCACCTCTTCGAAGTAGCGCTTGGTCGTGAAGGCATGCGCCAGCACGCCGTCGGCGACCTCACCCGTCATCTCCGTCATCGCCTCGCCCACCGCCGCGATGAACACCTTCGGAATGCCGTAGTCATGCGGCTCTGGCACGAACATCGGCGTCATGAGCTTGTGCGTGTAGAAGTCGCCCTCGAAGCGCAATTTCGAACCGTCGTGCCAACACGCCCAGATCTCGCGCAGTGCCAGCACGAACTCCCGCATCCGTGGCACCGGCCGGCTCCACGGCATGCTGAATCGCTTCTCGATGTGCGGCTGGATCTGCGAGCCGAGGCCGAGGTTGAGTCGGCCCTTGGAGTACTCCTGAAGATCCCAACCCACGTTGGCGACGGTCATCGGGTTCCTGGCGAATGCCACGGCGATACTGGTGCCCAGCTCGATGGTGTCCGTGTGCTCGGCGGCGAGCGTCAGCGGTAGGAACGGATCGTGATTGACCTCGGCAGTCCAGCAGCCGTCATAGCCGCGCCGTTCCAGGGTCACCGCGGCGTCGACCACAGCAGCGAGCTGGCTGAACACGCCGCCGTCGACCTTGAGGCCGGCGCCGCTACCCATGACCGCAGACGCTACAGTAAGCAATTCAGTATGGTCAACGTGAACATGCCGGTGCGACGATCGCCTTTCGACGACAGGAAGAGCGCATGACGAACGAGCAGGGCTGGAAGGAGACGCTCGAAGATCTCGATCTTCGGCGTGAGCGTTCGCGGGCGATGGGTGGTCCGGAGCGCCTGGCCAAGCACCGCGGCAAGGGCAAGCTCGACGCTCGCGCGCGCCTCGATCACCTGCTCGACAAGGGCAGCTTCCGCGAATTCGGCACGTTGGTGGGCGGCGAGATCGCCGCCGACGGGATCGTTGCCGGCTCGGGCCTCATCAACGGCACACCGGTGATGATCGGCGCGGAGGACTTCACCACACTCGCGGGCAGCATCGGCCCCGGAGGCAACGCCAAGCGCTACCGGCTCGCGGAGTTGGCACTGCGCGACCGGGTGCCGCTCGTGATGCTCCTCGAGGGCGCCGGGTTCCGGCCCAGCGGTGAGCATTACGGGCGCACGCCCACCGATCTGCTCGCTCAGGCGCAGTGCTCCGGCAAGGTGCCGATGGTCGGCGGCCTGCTCGGCCCGTCGGCCGGCCATGGCGCGCTGGTGGCGCCGGTGTGCGACTGGACCATCATGAGCAACCAGGGCGCCATCTTCACCGCGGGTCCACCGGTCGTCAAAGAGTCGACAGGCGAAGAGATTTCGAAGGAAGACCTGGGCGGGCCGTCGGTGGCGATCGCCAGCGGGGTGATCCACAATCTCGCCGAGAACGACGAAGCGGTCCTCGACGACATCCGACGCTACCTGTCGTACTTCCCGCCGAGCGCGTGGTCGTATCCCGCGTCGCTGCCCGCGGACGAAGCGGCCGAAGCGCGCTCGACGCCCGAGCTGCTCGACATCGTGCCGCGCGGAAACCGTCGGGTCTACAACATGCGTGCCGTGCTCGACGTGGTGTTCGACGACCGCGGCTGGTTCGAGGTGCAGCCGAAGTTCGGACAGGCCATGATCTGCGCGCTCGCCCATCTCGGCGGCCATCCCGTCGCCGTGGTGGCCAATCAGCCCAAGGTGCTCGCCGGCTCCATCGACGCCGACGCCGCCGACAAGGCAGCACATTTCATCAACGTCGCGGACTCATTCCATCTGCCGATCGTGTTCCTCGCCGACAATCCC
It encodes the following:
- a CDS encoding nitrate reductase subunit alpha encodes the protein MTTTPRTGGPIEELLGRSGRFFTPGEYSADLRTVTRRGGRDGDVFYRDRWSHDKVVRSTHGVNCTGSCSWKIYVKDGIITWETQETDYPSVGSDRPEYEPRGCPRGAAFSWYTYSPTRVRYPYARGVLVEMYREAKARLGDPVLAWADIQADPERRRRYQQARGKGGLVRVTWTEATEMIAAAHVHTIKTYGPDRVAGFSPIPAMSMVSHAAGSRFVELIGGAMTSFYDWYADLPVASPQVFGDQTDVPESGDWWDAAYLMMWGSNVPVTRTPDAHWMAEVRYRGTKVVSVSPDYADNTKFADEWMPCAAGTDGALAMAMGHVIMSECFVRRRVPYFVDYVRKFTDLPFLIKLEERDGALVPGKNLTAADLGHDVENAAFKPALLDGATGTVAVPQGSLGFRFGDAGVGQWNLDLESLVPALTVATEDGEVAAVRLPCFDTVDGQGATLERGVPVRRVGDHLVCTVFDLMLAQYGVVRAGLPGEWPTGYDDPEHPYTPAWQESITGVAAAQAIRVAREFARNAEDTNGRSMIIMGAGICQWFHGDATYRAVLALLLLTGSMGRNGGGWAHYVGQEKCRPITGWATLAMGTDWSRPPRQMAGTSYWYVHTDQWRYDGYRADALASPLGRGRFAGKHTMDVLASAAAMGWSPFFPQFDRSSLDVADDALAAGCAPSEIPSYVAEQLAVGGLKLAVTDPDNPANWPRVLNVWRANLLGSSSKGNEYFLRHLLGTTSNVQGRPAELKANDIVYTEEVPEGKLDLLMSIDFRMTSTTLLSDVVLPAATWYEKADLSSTDMHPYIHAFSPAIDPPWETRSDYEAFGAIARTFSALATTHLGTRTDVVLGTLQHDTPGAMAYPGGTEHDWRVTGETPVPGKTMGPITVVERDYAAIAEKWVALGPLVDSLGVTTKGITTHPSAEVSELAAKFGVMDSGAARGRPAMTSAERMADVILALSGTSNGRLAVEGFRQLERRTGRKLVHLAEGSEERRITYADTQARPVPVITSPEWSGSETGGRRYAPFTVNIEELKPFHTLTGRMHFYVDHDWLEELGEQLPIYRPPLDMSRLFGEPGVGTDDGVGLTVRYLTPHSKWSIHSEYQDNLFMLSLSRGGPVMWMSPGDAAKIGVRDNDWVEAVNRNGVVVCRAAVSHRMPDGVVFVYHAMERTIDVPLTETTGNRGGIHNSLTRLLIKPSHLAGGYAQHSFAFNYLGPTGNQRDEVTVVRRRSQEVSYQ
- a CDS encoding nitrate/nitrite transporter — translated: MSTAIALNTGTSRTVNLVLATWVSAINFWAWNMIGPLSTTYASDLSLSSTEASMLVATPILVGSLGRIVIGSLTDRFGGRTMFIVVSTASIVPVLAVGAAGTASSYPLLLVCGFFLGIAGTVFAVGIPFANSWFEASRRGFATGVFGMGMVGTALSAFFTPRFVRWFGLFTTHVVVAVALALTAVTCVVVMRNSPSFTPNTGPVVPKLIAAAKLPVTWEMSFLYAVVFGGFVAFSNYLPTYIKTIYGFTAVDAGARTAGFALAAVLARPVGGALADRIAPKYVVLVSFAGTATMAFVAVFQPPPDVWSAATFITLAIFLGIGTGGVFAWVARRAPAQSVGAVTGIVAAAGGLGGYFPPLVMGATYDATDNDYTVGLLLLVATALVALGYTALRLHAHEPQAQPSKGDT
- a CDS encoding carbon starvation CstA family protein, which encodes MTAPSTSDRTEETKGDVTYIRTDKDLPPVAIVDRSPITTRHKIVFAIIAVLGAVAWAIIAFFRGETINAVWFVIAAICTYVIGFRFYARLIEMNIVKPRDDNATPAEIFDNGTDYTPTDRRVLFGHHFAAIAGAGPLVGPVLAMQMGYLPGTIWIIIGAVFAGCVQDYLVLSISTRRRGRSLGQMARDELGAIGGAAAIIGVLAIMVILLAVLALVVVGALAESPWGVFSIAMTIPIALFMGLYLRFLRPGRVSEVSLIGVVLLLLAVASGGWVAGTEWGTDWFTLSKVTLSWCIIIYGLAASILPVWLLLAPRDYLSTFMKVGTIALLAIGILLARPIMEAPAISSFASTGTGPVFAGSLFPFLFITIACGALSGFHALISSGTTPKLLEKESQMRLIGYGGMLTESFVAIMALVTAAILNQHLYFAMNAPAAQTGSTAQTAAEYVNGLGLSGAPITAEEISSAAESVGEESIVSRTGGAPTLAFGMSEVLHSVFGGASLKAFWYHFAIMFEALFILTTVDAGTRVARFMLSDGLSNLGGPLRKLKDPSWRVGAWICSVLVVAGWGSTLIMGVTDPLGGINTLFPLFGIANQLLAAIALTVVTVVVIKKGYLKWAWVPGVPLLWDLTVTLTASWQKIFSADPKLGYWKLHSICSSAQEAGKLCSTAKTPGDVEKIVRNTFIQGSLSILFAVLVVIVFVAGVVVAMRAIRGGVSSSTEDEPIPSRIFGPSGLITTKAEKEVQKEWDALPKSSAKSVGTGAH
- a CDS encoding CstA-like transporter-associated (seleno)protein, yielding MGDNHYRRYVEHHRKTHPGEVVLSEREYWRMRHDATEASPNPRCC
- a CDS encoding carboxymuconolactone decarboxylase family protein — its product is MTKPRIAPSEAFAAIPVDDLGQGDRINLGVASILGHRPEVAGALGALKSALVSTGTLSPRLVELVRLRIAFHNQCRSCMAVRSQSAIDDGLTEELVCSLEQPSQADDLTPAERSAVRYADLFATDHLAIDDAVYDDLRTHFSEDELVELGVHCAYAVGMGRLAATWHVTTDVPAAFEEASDSPLAPWNSEGVVASG
- a CDS encoding magnesium transporter MgtE N-terminal domain-containing protein; translated protein: MLLLSTVVGRWVEADGRRVGRLADLVVTAADADLPTVRRILVRGNHARTVSVPWTDVDRIGPGHIALRSGSETLVVESAAEGLSSDEVLVVRDILDSQIIDIAGQRLARVADIVLARSPSGLLEIVGVEVGFGALLRRMGFRRLAARMAPDAVRWSDLHLASKRGHTIQLATKRSAVHRLGARDLAVLVTKLDTESATGILSAKGPAMAADVIRVSQPEVAERVLRAMPAATAADVVATMPADHAAHWRRRLSDVSFMRGRRLLRSRAWSRRRHPKRGELP